The Melospiza melodia melodia isolate bMelMel2 chromosome 23, bMelMel2.pri, whole genome shotgun sequence genome contains a region encoding:
- the PPP2R2A gene encoding serine/threonine-protein phosphatase 2A 55 kDa regulatory subunit B alpha isoform isoform X2, with translation MAGAGGGNDIQWCFSQVKGAVDDDVAEADIISTVEFNHSGELLATGDKGGRVVIFQQEQENKTQSHSRGEYNVYSTFQSHEPEFDYLKSLEIEEKINKIRWLPQKNAAQFLLSTNDKTIKLWKISERDKRPEGYNLKEEDGRYRDPTTVTTLRVPVFRPMDLMVEASPRRIFANAHTYHINSISINSDYETYLSADDLRINLWHLEITDRSFNIVDIKPANMEELTEVITAAEFHPNSCSTFVYSSSKGTIRLCDMRASALCDRHSKLFEEPEDPSNRSFFSEIISSISDVKFSHSGRYMMTRDYLSVKIWDLNMENRPVETYQVHEYLRSKLCSLYENDCIFDKFECCWNGSDSIVMTGSYNNFFRMFDRNTKRDITLEASRENNKPRTVLKPRKVCASGKRKKDEISVDSLDFNKKILHTAWHPKENIIAVATTNNLYIFQDKMN, from the exons CGGATATAATTTCTACAGTAGAATTTAACCATTCTGGAGAGTTGTTAGCAACAGGAGACAAAGGAGGGAGAGTTGTCATCTTTCAACAGGAGCAGGAG AACAAAACCCAGTCTCACAGTAGGGGAGAATACAATGTTTACAGTACCTTTCAAAGCCATGAACCAGAGTTTGACTACTTGAAAAGTTTAGAAATTGAAGAGAAGATCAACAAAATTAGGTGGTTACCCCAGAAAAATGCTGCTCAGTTTTTATTGTCTACAAATG ATAAAACAATAAAGTTATGGAAAATCAGTGAAAGGGACAAAAGACCCGAGGGTTATAATTTAAAGGAGGAGGATGGACGGTATAGGGATCCTACTACAGTTACAACACTACGG gtgccagtgtTCAGGCCCATGGACCTCATGGTGGAAGCCAGCCCACGCAGGATATTTGCCAATGCTCACACGTATCACATCAACTCCATCTCCATCAACAGTGACTATGAGACCTACCTGTCTGCAGACGACCTGCGGATCAACCTGTGGCACCTAGAAATCACTGACAGAAGTTTTA ATATTGTAGATATCAAGCCTGCCAACATGGAGGAGCTGACAGAGGTGATCACAGCTGCAGAGTTCCACCCCAACAGCTGCAGCACGTTCGtctacagcagcagcaaaggcacAATTCGCCTGTGTGACATGAGGGCATCAGCCCTCTGTGACAGACATTCAAAGT TGTTTGAAGAACCGGAGGATCCTAGCAACAGATCATTTTTCTCTGAAATCATCTCTTCCATATCTGATGTCAAATTTAGCCACAGTGGTCGATATATGATGACTAGAGATTATCTGTCAGTGAAGATCTGGGATTTAAATATGGAAAATAGACCTGTGGAAACATACCAG gtgcATGAATACCTCAGGAGTAAACTCTGCTCACTGTATGAGAATGATTGCATTTTTGACAAGTTTGAATGCTGTTGGAATGGATCAGACAG CATTGTCATGACAGGGTCTTACAACAACTTCTTCAGGATGTTTGACAGGAACACGAAGCGAGACATCACCTTGGAGGCGTCGCGGGAGAACAACAAACCGCGCACGGTGCTGAAGCCGCGCAAGGTGTGCGCCAGCGGCAAGAGAAAGAAGGACGAGATCAGTGTCGACAGCTTAGACTTCAACAAGAAGATCCTGCACACAGCCTGGCACCCCAAGGAGAACATCATTGCTGTAGCTACCACAAACAACTTGTATATATTTCAAGACAAGATGAATTAG
- the PPP2R2A gene encoding serine/threonine-protein phosphatase 2A 55 kDa regulatory subunit B alpha isoform isoform X1, which yields MFLKFSLRSVFYGAGGGNDIQWCFSQVKGAVDDDVAEADIISTVEFNHSGELLATGDKGGRVVIFQQEQENKTQSHSRGEYNVYSTFQSHEPEFDYLKSLEIEEKINKIRWLPQKNAAQFLLSTNDKTIKLWKISERDKRPEGYNLKEEDGRYRDPTTVTTLRVPVFRPMDLMVEASPRRIFANAHTYHINSISINSDYETYLSADDLRINLWHLEITDRSFNIVDIKPANMEELTEVITAAEFHPNSCSTFVYSSSKGTIRLCDMRASALCDRHSKLFEEPEDPSNRSFFSEIISSISDVKFSHSGRYMMTRDYLSVKIWDLNMENRPVETYQVHEYLRSKLCSLYENDCIFDKFECCWNGSDSIVMTGSYNNFFRMFDRNTKRDITLEASRENNKPRTVLKPRKVCASGKRKKDEISVDSLDFNKKILHTAWHPKENIIAVATTNNLYIFQDKMN from the exons CGGATATAATTTCTACAGTAGAATTTAACCATTCTGGAGAGTTGTTAGCAACAGGAGACAAAGGAGGGAGAGTTGTCATCTTTCAACAGGAGCAGGAG AACAAAACCCAGTCTCACAGTAGGGGAGAATACAATGTTTACAGTACCTTTCAAAGCCATGAACCAGAGTTTGACTACTTGAAAAGTTTAGAAATTGAAGAGAAGATCAACAAAATTAGGTGGTTACCCCAGAAAAATGCTGCTCAGTTTTTATTGTCTACAAATG ATAAAACAATAAAGTTATGGAAAATCAGTGAAAGGGACAAAAGACCCGAGGGTTATAATTTAAAGGAGGAGGATGGACGGTATAGGGATCCTACTACAGTTACAACACTACGG gtgccagtgtTCAGGCCCATGGACCTCATGGTGGAAGCCAGCCCACGCAGGATATTTGCCAATGCTCACACGTATCACATCAACTCCATCTCCATCAACAGTGACTATGAGACCTACCTGTCTGCAGACGACCTGCGGATCAACCTGTGGCACCTAGAAATCACTGACAGAAGTTTTA ATATTGTAGATATCAAGCCTGCCAACATGGAGGAGCTGACAGAGGTGATCACAGCTGCAGAGTTCCACCCCAACAGCTGCAGCACGTTCGtctacagcagcagcaaaggcacAATTCGCCTGTGTGACATGAGGGCATCAGCCCTCTGTGACAGACATTCAAAGT TGTTTGAAGAACCGGAGGATCCTAGCAACAGATCATTTTTCTCTGAAATCATCTCTTCCATATCTGATGTCAAATTTAGCCACAGTGGTCGATATATGATGACTAGAGATTATCTGTCAGTGAAGATCTGGGATTTAAATATGGAAAATAGACCTGTGGAAACATACCAG gtgcATGAATACCTCAGGAGTAAACTCTGCTCACTGTATGAGAATGATTGCATTTTTGACAAGTTTGAATGCTGTTGGAATGGATCAGACAG CATTGTCATGACAGGGTCTTACAACAACTTCTTCAGGATGTTTGACAGGAACACGAAGCGAGACATCACCTTGGAGGCGTCGCGGGAGAACAACAAACCGCGCACGGTGCTGAAGCCGCGCAAGGTGTGCGCCAGCGGCAAGAGAAAGAAGGACGAGATCAGTGTCGACAGCTTAGACTTCAACAAGAAGATCCTGCACACAGCCTGGCACCCCAAGGAGAACATCATTGCTGTAGCTACCACAAACAACTTGTATATATTTCAAGACAAGATGAATTAG